The Babylonia areolata isolate BAREFJ2019XMU chromosome 32, ASM4173473v1, whole genome shotgun sequence genome window below encodes:
- the LOC143276409 gene encoding uncharacterized protein LOC143276409: MFTSVFHCHDQPLCLERASDGTSPIAHTIIPGIPQLWGCPCSDWETANVCPVFKKGERYNAENYRPISLTSIPCKLLEHILVSKIMAHCEEHQILCTEQHGFRKGRSCETQLLGFVDEVSEALEQGYQEDLLVFDFSKVRSTK, encoded by the coding sequence ATGTTTACTTCAGTTTTTCACTGCCATGATCAGCCCCTGTGTCTTGAGAGAGCTAGCGACGGAACTAGCCCCATCGCTCACACTATTATACCAGGCATCCCTCAACTCTGGGGTTGTCCCTGTAGTGACTGGGAGACTGCAAACGTGTGTCCTGTCTTCAAGAAAGGGGAACGATACAATGCAGAAAACTACAGGCCCATCTCCCTGACAAGTATTCCGTGCAAGCTCCTGGAGCACATACTGGTCAGCAAGATCATGGCACACTGCGAAGAGCACCAGATTCTCTGCACAGAACAGCACGGTTTCCGGAAGGGGCGCTCATGCGAAACGCAGCTACTCGGCTTCGTGGACGAAGTGTCTGAGGCCCTTGAACAGGGATACCAGGAGGACTTACTTGTCTTCGATTTCTCGAAGGTCCGTTCGACAAAGTAA